In Cyclopterus lumpus isolate fCycLum1 chromosome 17, fCycLum1.pri, whole genome shotgun sequence, a genomic segment contains:
- the fubp1 gene encoding far upstream element-binding protein 1 isoform X6 → MADYSSVAPPSSNNGAGMNDAFKDALQRARQIAAKIGGDGVAAPPTNEFGYGGQKRPLEDADQPETKKVATNDAFSAMGGMGGPPRSISEEFKVPDGMVGFIIGRGGEQISRLQQESGCKIQIAPDSGGMPDRSVTLTGGPESIQAAKRLLTEIVDKGRPAPAFNHNDGPGMTVQEIMVPASKAGLVIGKGGETIKSLQERAGVKMVMIQDGPQNTGADKPLRISGEPFKVQQAKEMVMELIRDQGFREQRGEYGSRVGGGGGGNGGGGGNGGNGGGGGGNGGGGGDSLDVPVPRFAVGIVIGRNGEMIKKIQNDTGVRIQFKPDDGSTPERIAQIMGPPDQAQHAAEIISDLLRSVQAGGPPGHGGGGGGGGGGRGRGRGQGNWNMGPPGGLQEFTFTVPTMKTGLIIGKGGETIKGISQQSGARIELQRNPPPNADPNIKMFTVRGSPQQIDYARQLVEEKIGGPVTPMGGPHGGPGPHGGPGPHGPPGPPGPPGAPMGPYNPGPYNQGPPGPHGPPAPYQPQGWGNGYPHWQQGQPDPNKQAADANAAAWAAYYAQYSQQPQAPMTPTSGAPGTTQSNGQGDPQAAGQSGQADYSEAWEEYYKKTGQQSQQPQDYTKAWEEYYKKQGQAAPQATAASAVASQPGGQPDYSAAWAEYYRQQAAYYGTANPQAMGAAPQAPQGQ, encoded by the exons ATGGCTGACTACAGCAGCGTGGCGCCCCCGTCCTCTAACAACGGCGCTGGAATGAACGACGCGTTTAAAGACGCTCTTCAGAGAGCACGACAG ATCGCAGCGAAGATTGGTGGCGATGGCGTTGCGGCACCCCCGACTAACGAATTCGGCTACGGGGGCCAGAAAAGGCCCCTGGAGGACGCTG ACCAACCAGAGACGAAGAAAGTGGCTACAAATGACG CCTTTTCAGCAATGGGAGGAATGGGTGGTCCCCCAAG GTCAATATCAGAGGAATTCAAGGTTCCAGATGGAATGGTCGGATTCA TTattggaagaggaggagaacaaatATCACGTCTTCAGCAAGAGTCTGGATGTAAGATACAGATTGCGCCTG ACAGTGGAGGAATGCCAGACAGGTCGGTGACATTAACAGGAGGACCAGAATCAATCCA GGCTGCAAAGAGGCTACTAACAGAGATTGTTGATAAGGGGCGTCCAGCTCCAGCATTCAACCACAACGACGGCCCGGGAATGACTGTCCAGGAGATTATGGTCCCTGCCTCGAAAGCCGGACTTGTCATTGGGAAGGGTGGAGAAACCATCAAAAGCCTTCAG GAAAGAGCTGGTGTGAAGATGGTCATGATCCAAGATGGACCCCAAAACACAGGTGCTGACAAGCCACTCCGAATTTCAGGAGAGCCCTTTAAAGTTCAG cAAGCCAAAGAGATGGTTATGGAGCTGATCAGAGATCAAGGCTTCAGGGAGCAGAGGGGCGAGTATGGTTCACGagttggaggtggaggaggcggcAACGGCGGAGGTGGCGGCAACGGTGGCAATGGAGGAGGTGGCGGCGGCAACggcggaggggggggagacagcTTAGAT GTTCCTGTACCCCGGTTTGCAGTTGGAATagttattggcagaaatggagaGATGATCAAGAAAATACAGAATGACACAGGCGTCAGAATTCAGTTTAAACCAG ATGACGGCAGCACACCAGAAAGGATAGCACAGATCATGGGTCCCCCTGACCAAGCACAGCACGCGGCAGAAATCATTTCCGATCTGCTGCGGAGTGTCCAGGCCGGCGGGCCTCCaggacatggtggtggtggtggcggcggtggaGGCGGCAGAGGCCGTGGTCGCGGGCAGGGGAACTGGAACATGGGCCCCCCTGGTGGACTGCAGGAGTTTACCTTCACTGTCCCAACCATGAAGACTGGCCTCATCATTGGAAAAG GCGGTGAGACAATCAAGGGAATCAGCCAACAGTCTGGAGCCCGGATTGAGCTGCAGAGGAATCCTCCACCCAACGCTGATCCCAATATCAAAATGTTCACAGTTCGGGGCTCCCCTCAACAGATCGACTATGCCAGgcagctggtggaggagaaaATTGGG ggaCCCGTCACTCCGATGGGTGGCCCACACGGAGGTCCAGGTCCACACGGAGGTCCAGGTCCACATGGTCCCCCTGGACCACCTGGGCCCCCCGGGGCTCCCATGGGTCCATACAACCCTGGACCATACAACCAGGGACCTCCAGGACCACA tggTCCACCGGCACCGTACCAGCCTCAGGGATGGGGCAATGGCTACCCACACTGGCAACAGGGACAACCTGATCCAA ATAAACAAGCAGCCGATGCCAACGCAGCAGCGTGGGCAGCCTACTACGCTCAGTACAGCCAGCAGCCGCAGGCTCCAATGACCCCGACAAGTGGAGCTCCTGGCACGACTCAGAGCAACGGCCAAG GTGACCCACAGGCTGCAGGTCAGAGTGGACAGGCAGATTACTCCGAGGCCTGGGAGGAATATTACAAGAAAACGG GTCAACAGAGTCAACAACCTCAGGACTACACGAAAGCCTGGGAGGAGTATTACAAGAAACAAG GTCAAGCGGCCCCTCAGGCCACAGCAGCATCAGCTGTTGCGTCCCAGCCTGGCGGCCAGCCAGACTACAGCGCTGCCTGGGCGGAGTACTACCGCCAGCAGGCTGCTTACTACGGCACAGCCAACCCTCAGGCAATGGGTGCAGCACCACAAGCCCCTCAG GGCCAGTAA
- the fubp1 gene encoding far upstream element-binding protein 1 isoform X9 yields MADYSSVAPPSSNNGAGMNDAFKDALQRARQIAAKIGGDGVAAPPTNEFGYGGQKRPLEDAGGYFPMPNLNIDQPETKKVATNDAFSAMGGMGGPPRSISEEFKVPDGMVGFIIGRGGEQISRLQQESGCKIQIAPDSGGMPDRSVTLTGGPESIQAAKRLLTEIVDKGRPAPAFNHNDGPGMTVQEIMVPASKAGLVIGKGGETIKSLQERAGVKMVMIQDGPQNTGADKPLRISGEPFKVQQAKEMVMELIRDQGFREQRGEYGSRVGGGGGGNGGGGGNGGNGGGGGGNGGGGGDSLDVPVPRFAVGIVIGRNGEMIKKIQNDTGVRIQFKPDDGSTPERIAQIMGPPDQAQHAAEIISDLLRSVQAGGPPGHGGGGGGGGGGRGRGRGQGNWNMGPPGGLQEFTFTVPTMKTGLIIGKGGETIKGISQQSGARIELQRNPPPNADPNIKMFTVRGSPQQIDYARQLVEEKIGGPVTPMGGPHGGPGPHGGPGPHGPPGPPGPPGAPMGPYNPGPYNQGPPGPHGPPAPYQPQGWGNGYPHWQQGQPDPNKQAADANAAAWAAYYAQYSQQPQAPMTPTSGAPGTTQSNGQGQQSQQPQDYTKAWEEYYKKQGQAAPQATAASAVASQPGGQPDYSAAWAEYYRQQAAYYGTANPQAMGAAPQAPQGQ; encoded by the exons ATGGCTGACTACAGCAGCGTGGCGCCCCCGTCCTCTAACAACGGCGCTGGAATGAACGACGCGTTTAAAGACGCTCTTCAGAGAGCACGACAG ATCGCAGCGAAGATTGGTGGCGATGGCGTTGCGGCACCCCCGACTAACGAATTCGGCTACGGGGGCCAGAAAAGGCCCCTGGAGGACGCTGGTGGGTATTTTCCCATGCCTAACCTGAATATCG ACCAACCAGAGACGAAGAAAGTGGCTACAAATGACG CCTTTTCAGCAATGGGAGGAATGGGTGGTCCCCCAAG GTCAATATCAGAGGAATTCAAGGTTCCAGATGGAATGGTCGGATTCA TTattggaagaggaggagaacaaatATCACGTCTTCAGCAAGAGTCTGGATGTAAGATACAGATTGCGCCTG ACAGTGGAGGAATGCCAGACAGGTCGGTGACATTAACAGGAGGACCAGAATCAATCCA GGCTGCAAAGAGGCTACTAACAGAGATTGTTGATAAGGGGCGTCCAGCTCCAGCATTCAACCACAACGACGGCCCGGGAATGACTGTCCAGGAGATTATGGTCCCTGCCTCGAAAGCCGGACTTGTCATTGGGAAGGGTGGAGAAACCATCAAAAGCCTTCAG GAAAGAGCTGGTGTGAAGATGGTCATGATCCAAGATGGACCCCAAAACACAGGTGCTGACAAGCCACTCCGAATTTCAGGAGAGCCCTTTAAAGTTCAG cAAGCCAAAGAGATGGTTATGGAGCTGATCAGAGATCAAGGCTTCAGGGAGCAGAGGGGCGAGTATGGTTCACGagttggaggtggaggaggcggcAACGGCGGAGGTGGCGGCAACGGTGGCAATGGAGGAGGTGGCGGCGGCAACggcggaggggggggagacagcTTAGAT GTTCCTGTACCCCGGTTTGCAGTTGGAATagttattggcagaaatggagaGATGATCAAGAAAATACAGAATGACACAGGCGTCAGAATTCAGTTTAAACCAG ATGACGGCAGCACACCAGAAAGGATAGCACAGATCATGGGTCCCCCTGACCAAGCACAGCACGCGGCAGAAATCATTTCCGATCTGCTGCGGAGTGTCCAGGCCGGCGGGCCTCCaggacatggtggtggtggtggcggcggtggaGGCGGCAGAGGCCGTGGTCGCGGGCAGGGGAACTGGAACATGGGCCCCCCTGGTGGACTGCAGGAGTTTACCTTCACTGTCCCAACCATGAAGACTGGCCTCATCATTGGAAAAG GCGGTGAGACAATCAAGGGAATCAGCCAACAGTCTGGAGCCCGGATTGAGCTGCAGAGGAATCCTCCACCCAACGCTGATCCCAATATCAAAATGTTCACAGTTCGGGGCTCCCCTCAACAGATCGACTATGCCAGgcagctggtggaggagaaaATTGGG ggaCCCGTCACTCCGATGGGTGGCCCACACGGAGGTCCAGGTCCACACGGAGGTCCAGGTCCACATGGTCCCCCTGGACCACCTGGGCCCCCCGGGGCTCCCATGGGTCCATACAACCCTGGACCATACAACCAGGGACCTCCAGGACCACA tggTCCACCGGCACCGTACCAGCCTCAGGGATGGGGCAATGGCTACCCACACTGGCAACAGGGACAACCTGATCCAA ATAAACAAGCAGCCGATGCCAACGCAGCAGCGTGGGCAGCCTACTACGCTCAGTACAGCCAGCAGCCGCAGGCTCCAATGACCCCGACAAGTGGAGCTCCTGGCACGACTCAGAGCAACGGCCAAG GTCAACAGAGTCAACAACCTCAGGACTACACGAAAGCCTGGGAGGAGTATTACAAGAAACAAG GTCAAGCGGCCCCTCAGGCCACAGCAGCATCAGCTGTTGCGTCCCAGCCTGGCGGCCAGCCAGACTACAGCGCTGCCTGGGCGGAGTACTACCGCCAGCAGGCTGCTTACTACGGCACAGCCAACCCTCAGGCAATGGGTGCAGCACCACAAGCCCCTCAG GGCCAGTAA
- the fubp1 gene encoding far upstream element-binding protein 1 isoform X14, with the protein MADYSSVAPPSSNNGAGMNDAFKDALQRARQIAAKIGGDGVAAPPTNEFGYGGQKRPLEDAGGYFPMPNLNIAFSAMGGMGGPPRSISEEFKVPDGMVGFIIGRGGEQISRLQQESGCKIQIAPDSGGMPDRSVTLTGGPESIQAAKRLLTEIVDKGRPAPAFNHNDGPGMTVQEIMVPASKAGLVIGKGGETIKSLQERAGVKMVMIQDGPQNTGADKPLRISGEPFKVQQAKEMVMELIRDQGFREQRGEYGSRVGGGGGGNGGGGGNGGNGGGGGGNGGGGGDSLDVPVPRFAVGIVIGRNGEMIKKIQNDTGVRIQFKPDDGSTPERIAQIMGPPDQAQHAAEIISDLLRSVQAGGPPGHGGGGGGGGGGRGRGRGQGNWNMGPPGGLQEFTFTVPTMKTGLIIGKGGETIKGISQQSGARIELQRNPPPNADPNIKMFTVRGSPQQIDYARQLVEEKIGGPVTPMGGPHGGPGPHGGPGPHGPPGPPGPPGAPMGPYNPGPYNQGPPGPHGPPAPYQPQGWGNGYPHWQQGQPDPNKQAADANAAAWAAYYAQYSQQPQAPMTPTSGAPGTTQSNGQGQQSQQPQDYTKAWEEYYKKQGQAAPQATAASAVASQPGGQPDYSAAWAEYYRQQAAYYGTANPQAMGAAPQAPQGQ; encoded by the exons ATGGCTGACTACAGCAGCGTGGCGCCCCCGTCCTCTAACAACGGCGCTGGAATGAACGACGCGTTTAAAGACGCTCTTCAGAGAGCACGACAG ATCGCAGCGAAGATTGGTGGCGATGGCGTTGCGGCACCCCCGACTAACGAATTCGGCTACGGGGGCCAGAAAAGGCCCCTGGAGGACGCTGGTGGGTATTTTCCCATGCCTAACCTGAATATCG CCTTTTCAGCAATGGGAGGAATGGGTGGTCCCCCAAG GTCAATATCAGAGGAATTCAAGGTTCCAGATGGAATGGTCGGATTCA TTattggaagaggaggagaacaaatATCACGTCTTCAGCAAGAGTCTGGATGTAAGATACAGATTGCGCCTG ACAGTGGAGGAATGCCAGACAGGTCGGTGACATTAACAGGAGGACCAGAATCAATCCA GGCTGCAAAGAGGCTACTAACAGAGATTGTTGATAAGGGGCGTCCAGCTCCAGCATTCAACCACAACGACGGCCCGGGAATGACTGTCCAGGAGATTATGGTCCCTGCCTCGAAAGCCGGACTTGTCATTGGGAAGGGTGGAGAAACCATCAAAAGCCTTCAG GAAAGAGCTGGTGTGAAGATGGTCATGATCCAAGATGGACCCCAAAACACAGGTGCTGACAAGCCACTCCGAATTTCAGGAGAGCCCTTTAAAGTTCAG cAAGCCAAAGAGATGGTTATGGAGCTGATCAGAGATCAAGGCTTCAGGGAGCAGAGGGGCGAGTATGGTTCACGagttggaggtggaggaggcggcAACGGCGGAGGTGGCGGCAACGGTGGCAATGGAGGAGGTGGCGGCGGCAACggcggaggggggggagacagcTTAGAT GTTCCTGTACCCCGGTTTGCAGTTGGAATagttattggcagaaatggagaGATGATCAAGAAAATACAGAATGACACAGGCGTCAGAATTCAGTTTAAACCAG ATGACGGCAGCACACCAGAAAGGATAGCACAGATCATGGGTCCCCCTGACCAAGCACAGCACGCGGCAGAAATCATTTCCGATCTGCTGCGGAGTGTCCAGGCCGGCGGGCCTCCaggacatggtggtggtggtggcggcggtggaGGCGGCAGAGGCCGTGGTCGCGGGCAGGGGAACTGGAACATGGGCCCCCCTGGTGGACTGCAGGAGTTTACCTTCACTGTCCCAACCATGAAGACTGGCCTCATCATTGGAAAAG GCGGTGAGACAATCAAGGGAATCAGCCAACAGTCTGGAGCCCGGATTGAGCTGCAGAGGAATCCTCCACCCAACGCTGATCCCAATATCAAAATGTTCACAGTTCGGGGCTCCCCTCAACAGATCGACTATGCCAGgcagctggtggaggagaaaATTGGG ggaCCCGTCACTCCGATGGGTGGCCCACACGGAGGTCCAGGTCCACACGGAGGTCCAGGTCCACATGGTCCCCCTGGACCACCTGGGCCCCCCGGGGCTCCCATGGGTCCATACAACCCTGGACCATACAACCAGGGACCTCCAGGACCACA tggTCCACCGGCACCGTACCAGCCTCAGGGATGGGGCAATGGCTACCCACACTGGCAACAGGGACAACCTGATCCAA ATAAACAAGCAGCCGATGCCAACGCAGCAGCGTGGGCAGCCTACTACGCTCAGTACAGCCAGCAGCCGCAGGCTCCAATGACCCCGACAAGTGGAGCTCCTGGCACGACTCAGAGCAACGGCCAAG GTCAACAGAGTCAACAACCTCAGGACTACACGAAAGCCTGGGAGGAGTATTACAAGAAACAAG GTCAAGCGGCCCCTCAGGCCACAGCAGCATCAGCTGTTGCGTCCCAGCCTGGCGGCCAGCCAGACTACAGCGCTGCCTGGGCGGAGTACTACCGCCAGCAGGCTGCTTACTACGGCACAGCCAACCCTCAGGCAATGGGTGCAGCACCACAAGCCCCTCAG GGCCAGTAA
- the fubp1 gene encoding far upstream element-binding protein 1 isoform X5, with protein sequence MADYSSVAPPSSNNGAGMNDAFKDALQRARQIAAKIGGDGVAAPPTNEFGYGGQKRPLEDAGGYFPMPNLNIAFSAMGGMGGPPRSISEEFKVPDGMVGFIIGRGGEQISRLQQESGCKIQIAPDSGGMPDRSVTLTGGPESIQAAKRLLTEIVDKGRPAPAFNHNDGPGMTVQEIMVPASKAGLVIGKGGETIKSLQERAGVKMVMIQDGPQNTGADKPLRISGEPFKVQQAKEMVMELIRDQGFREQRGEYGSRVGGGGGGNGGGGGNGGNGGGGGGNGGGGGDSLDVPVPRFAVGIVIGRNGEMIKKIQNDTGVRIQFKPDDGSTPERIAQIMGPPDQAQHAAEIISDLLRSVQAGGPPGHGGGGGGGGGGRGRGRGQGNWNMGPPGGLQEFTFTVPTMKTGLIIGKGGETIKGISQQSGARIELQRNPPPNADPNIKMFTVRGSPQQIDYARQLVEEKIGGPVTPMGGPHGGPGPHGGPGPHGPPGPPGPPGAPMGPYNPGPYNQGPPGPHGPPAPYQPQGWGNGYPHWQQGQPDPNKQAADANAAAWAAYYAQYSQQPQAPMTPTSGAPGTTQSNGQGDPQAAGQSGQADYSEAWEEYYKKTGQQSQQPQDYTKAWEEYYKKQGQAAPQATAASAVASQPGGQPDYSAAWAEYYRQQAAYYGTANPQAMGAAPQAPQVLQDPSD encoded by the exons ATGGCTGACTACAGCAGCGTGGCGCCCCCGTCCTCTAACAACGGCGCTGGAATGAACGACGCGTTTAAAGACGCTCTTCAGAGAGCACGACAG ATCGCAGCGAAGATTGGTGGCGATGGCGTTGCGGCACCCCCGACTAACGAATTCGGCTACGGGGGCCAGAAAAGGCCCCTGGAGGACGCTGGTGGGTATTTTCCCATGCCTAACCTGAATATCG CCTTTTCAGCAATGGGAGGAATGGGTGGTCCCCCAAG GTCAATATCAGAGGAATTCAAGGTTCCAGATGGAATGGTCGGATTCA TTattggaagaggaggagaacaaatATCACGTCTTCAGCAAGAGTCTGGATGTAAGATACAGATTGCGCCTG ACAGTGGAGGAATGCCAGACAGGTCGGTGACATTAACAGGAGGACCAGAATCAATCCA GGCTGCAAAGAGGCTACTAACAGAGATTGTTGATAAGGGGCGTCCAGCTCCAGCATTCAACCACAACGACGGCCCGGGAATGACTGTCCAGGAGATTATGGTCCCTGCCTCGAAAGCCGGACTTGTCATTGGGAAGGGTGGAGAAACCATCAAAAGCCTTCAG GAAAGAGCTGGTGTGAAGATGGTCATGATCCAAGATGGACCCCAAAACACAGGTGCTGACAAGCCACTCCGAATTTCAGGAGAGCCCTTTAAAGTTCAG cAAGCCAAAGAGATGGTTATGGAGCTGATCAGAGATCAAGGCTTCAGGGAGCAGAGGGGCGAGTATGGTTCACGagttggaggtggaggaggcggcAACGGCGGAGGTGGCGGCAACGGTGGCAATGGAGGAGGTGGCGGCGGCAACggcggaggggggggagacagcTTAGAT GTTCCTGTACCCCGGTTTGCAGTTGGAATagttattggcagaaatggagaGATGATCAAGAAAATACAGAATGACACAGGCGTCAGAATTCAGTTTAAACCAG ATGACGGCAGCACACCAGAAAGGATAGCACAGATCATGGGTCCCCCTGACCAAGCACAGCACGCGGCAGAAATCATTTCCGATCTGCTGCGGAGTGTCCAGGCCGGCGGGCCTCCaggacatggtggtggtggtggcggcggtggaGGCGGCAGAGGCCGTGGTCGCGGGCAGGGGAACTGGAACATGGGCCCCCCTGGTGGACTGCAGGAGTTTACCTTCACTGTCCCAACCATGAAGACTGGCCTCATCATTGGAAAAG GCGGTGAGACAATCAAGGGAATCAGCCAACAGTCTGGAGCCCGGATTGAGCTGCAGAGGAATCCTCCACCCAACGCTGATCCCAATATCAAAATGTTCACAGTTCGGGGCTCCCCTCAACAGATCGACTATGCCAGgcagctggtggaggagaaaATTGGG ggaCCCGTCACTCCGATGGGTGGCCCACACGGAGGTCCAGGTCCACACGGAGGTCCAGGTCCACATGGTCCCCCTGGACCACCTGGGCCCCCCGGGGCTCCCATGGGTCCATACAACCCTGGACCATACAACCAGGGACCTCCAGGACCACA tggTCCACCGGCACCGTACCAGCCTCAGGGATGGGGCAATGGCTACCCACACTGGCAACAGGGACAACCTGATCCAA ATAAACAAGCAGCCGATGCCAACGCAGCAGCGTGGGCAGCCTACTACGCTCAGTACAGCCAGCAGCCGCAGGCTCCAATGACCCCGACAAGTGGAGCTCCTGGCACGACTCAGAGCAACGGCCAAG GTGACCCACAGGCTGCAGGTCAGAGTGGACAGGCAGATTACTCCGAGGCCTGGGAGGAATATTACAAGAAAACGG GTCAACAGAGTCAACAACCTCAGGACTACACGAAAGCCTGGGAGGAGTATTACAAGAAACAAG GTCAAGCGGCCCCTCAGGCCACAGCAGCATCAGCTGTTGCGTCCCAGCCTGGCGGCCAGCCAGACTACAGCGCTGCCTGGGCGGAGTACTACCGCCAGCAGGCTGCTTACTACGGCACAGCCAACCCTCAGGCAATGGGTGCAGCACCACAAGCCCCTCAG GTTTTACAGGACCCCAGTGACTGA
- the fubp1 gene encoding far upstream element-binding protein 1 isoform X3 — MADYSSVAPPSSNNGAGMNDAFKDALQRARQIAAKIGGDGVAAPPTNEFGYGGQKRPLEDAGGYFPMPNLNIDQPETKKVATNDAFSAMGGMGGPPRSISEEFKVPDGMVGFIIGRGGEQISRLQQESGYSGGMPDRSVTLTGGPESIQAAKRLLTEIVDKGRPAPAFNHNDGPGMTVQEIMVPASKAGLVIGKGGETIKSLQERAGVKMVMIQDGPQNTGADKPLRISGEPFKVQQAKEMVMELIRDQGFREQRGEYGSRVGGGGGGNGGGGGNGGNGGGGGGNGGGGGDSLDVPVPRFAVGIVIGRNGEMIKKIQNDTGVRIQFKPDDGSTPERIAQIMGPPDQAQHAAEIISDLLRSVQAGGPPGHGGGGGGGGGGRGRGRGQGNWNMGPPGGLQEFTFTVPTMKTGLIIGKGGETIKGISQQSGARIELQRNPPPNADPNIKMFTVRGSPQQIDYARQLVEEKIGGPVTPMGGPHGGPGPHGGPGPHGPPGPPGPPGAPMGPYNPGPYNQGPPGPHGPPAPYQPQGWGNGYPHWQQGQPDPNKQAADANAAAWAAYYAQYSQQPQAPMTPTSGAPGTTQSNGQGDPQAAGQSGQADYSEAWEEYYKKTGQQSQQPQDYTKAWEEYYKKQGQAAPQATAASAVASQPGGQPDYSAAWAEYYRQQAAYYGTANPQAMGAAPQAPQVLQDPSD, encoded by the exons ATGGCTGACTACAGCAGCGTGGCGCCCCCGTCCTCTAACAACGGCGCTGGAATGAACGACGCGTTTAAAGACGCTCTTCAGAGAGCACGACAG ATCGCAGCGAAGATTGGTGGCGATGGCGTTGCGGCACCCCCGACTAACGAATTCGGCTACGGGGGCCAGAAAAGGCCCCTGGAGGACGCTGGTGGGTATTTTCCCATGCCTAACCTGAATATCG ACCAACCAGAGACGAAGAAAGTGGCTACAAATGACG CCTTTTCAGCAATGGGAGGAATGGGTGGTCCCCCAAG GTCAATATCAGAGGAATTCAAGGTTCCAGATGGAATGGTCGGATTCA TTattggaagaggaggagaacaaatATCACGTCTTCAGCAAGAGTCTGGAT ACAGTGGAGGAATGCCAGACAGGTCGGTGACATTAACAGGAGGACCAGAATCAATCCA GGCTGCAAAGAGGCTACTAACAGAGATTGTTGATAAGGGGCGTCCAGCTCCAGCATTCAACCACAACGACGGCCCGGGAATGACTGTCCAGGAGATTATGGTCCCTGCCTCGAAAGCCGGACTTGTCATTGGGAAGGGTGGAGAAACCATCAAAAGCCTTCAG GAAAGAGCTGGTGTGAAGATGGTCATGATCCAAGATGGACCCCAAAACACAGGTGCTGACAAGCCACTCCGAATTTCAGGAGAGCCCTTTAAAGTTCAG cAAGCCAAAGAGATGGTTATGGAGCTGATCAGAGATCAAGGCTTCAGGGAGCAGAGGGGCGAGTATGGTTCACGagttggaggtggaggaggcggcAACGGCGGAGGTGGCGGCAACGGTGGCAATGGAGGAGGTGGCGGCGGCAACggcggaggggggggagacagcTTAGAT GTTCCTGTACCCCGGTTTGCAGTTGGAATagttattggcagaaatggagaGATGATCAAGAAAATACAGAATGACACAGGCGTCAGAATTCAGTTTAAACCAG ATGACGGCAGCACACCAGAAAGGATAGCACAGATCATGGGTCCCCCTGACCAAGCACAGCACGCGGCAGAAATCATTTCCGATCTGCTGCGGAGTGTCCAGGCCGGCGGGCCTCCaggacatggtggtggtggtggcggcggtggaGGCGGCAGAGGCCGTGGTCGCGGGCAGGGGAACTGGAACATGGGCCCCCCTGGTGGACTGCAGGAGTTTACCTTCACTGTCCCAACCATGAAGACTGGCCTCATCATTGGAAAAG GCGGTGAGACAATCAAGGGAATCAGCCAACAGTCTGGAGCCCGGATTGAGCTGCAGAGGAATCCTCCACCCAACGCTGATCCCAATATCAAAATGTTCACAGTTCGGGGCTCCCCTCAACAGATCGACTATGCCAGgcagctggtggaggagaaaATTGGG ggaCCCGTCACTCCGATGGGTGGCCCACACGGAGGTCCAGGTCCACACGGAGGTCCAGGTCCACATGGTCCCCCTGGACCACCTGGGCCCCCCGGGGCTCCCATGGGTCCATACAACCCTGGACCATACAACCAGGGACCTCCAGGACCACA tggTCCACCGGCACCGTACCAGCCTCAGGGATGGGGCAATGGCTACCCACACTGGCAACAGGGACAACCTGATCCAA ATAAACAAGCAGCCGATGCCAACGCAGCAGCGTGGGCAGCCTACTACGCTCAGTACAGCCAGCAGCCGCAGGCTCCAATGACCCCGACAAGTGGAGCTCCTGGCACGACTCAGAGCAACGGCCAAG GTGACCCACAGGCTGCAGGTCAGAGTGGACAGGCAGATTACTCCGAGGCCTGGGAGGAATATTACAAGAAAACGG GTCAACAGAGTCAACAACCTCAGGACTACACGAAAGCCTGGGAGGAGTATTACAAGAAACAAG GTCAAGCGGCCCCTCAGGCCACAGCAGCATCAGCTGTTGCGTCCCAGCCTGGCGGCCAGCCAGACTACAGCGCTGCCTGGGCGGAGTACTACCGCCAGCAGGCTGCTTACTACGGCACAGCCAACCCTCAGGCAATGGGTGCAGCACCACAAGCCCCTCAG GTTTTACAGGACCCCAGTGACTGA